TGAACCCACATGTGTCAATCCAGGTTCATGTAGCATATTTCTCATGGAAGACCATAAAACTAAGATCGAATTAAGAAAACAAAATGGAAAATCCGGCATCAATAGCACTCCGATACCTAGAATCTTCCCATATCGATCCCCTCGCGATCTCAGCATCCAACGGCCCAGATTTAATTGTCgcttccccctcctcctcccagcCATTAAATACCTCGCCTTTCTCCTCCCACTCCACTCACCAAACTCAACCAGAGAAAGCAGAGAAGCGTTCAAGCAACCGCGCGCGACGCCAAGAACCAACCGCACACCTCGCCGGCGAGATCGATGGACCTCCTCGAGCACCCCCTCGATGCCGTAGCCTTCCGCCTCTACTCCCTCCAGGaggcctccgccgccaccggcgccgccgcctggaCCTGTCTCGCCGCGGTCCTTGCCGCTGCCGCGGCTGCAGGCCTCTGGCGCCTCCGCTCCTCCACGCCCACCGCTGATACCGGAGCCCTGAAGCCCTTGGAGTTGGATCCGTCCCCCGCGGAGAAGATTTCAACGAAGCCAGCGAGCTCATCGGACAGGTCGCGGGAGTCGGCTCCGTCGGAGACGACCGATAGGTCGCCGGCGCCCTCGCCGAAGGAGAGGTACACTGCCTACTACCACGACGGTGGCTGTGTAGGGTGCTGCGACGTGGACGAAGAAGAAGGCGACGATtacgacgaggatgaggaggagcaagaagacgAGTACAACGGCGTGTATCAGACTTCAGAGACGACGGATCCTTTCGGATGGGAGGTGGTGAGATCGCTGCCGCTCAGCCCGACGGCGGCGGAAATGGAGCGGTACCGGAGCCCGACGGCGCTCAGCGGTAGCGTCGTGCGGCTGTGGGATCAGGGCACCGACGGCGGCGTAACTCCGTCGGCGAGCCCGCGGCGGAGGAGCAGAGTAGTCGGCACCATCTTGGCCTTCTGAACACCCAAAAAGATCAATAAATTTGGcattttggggggggggggggaaatgATTTTGCAGCTGTTAACTGCTCCAGACCTGTACCAATATGTAAATAAGATTTCGCGTTCGCCAAAAGTTTCATCCCCCCATTGTGCCACCACGTACTTGTCGGTCGCATCAATTTCTAGCTGCTTAAAATGCtatcgatctcttcttctttttctttttctttttacaaaACGAGCAGAAGAGTTATTCGTTATATTGATTAGAAAAAATCCGGCGGACCAAAGTTACGAAAGAACAAGAAGATCAAAAACCCAAAAGAGGCCAAAAAAAGACCGACCAAAGGCTAGGGGAAAAAACTATTCTCTCTAAATGAGACGGCAAAGAGATCGCACATGAGCGAAAGCCCAAAAACTGCAtcgtttttaatttttttgtatATTCCCACTTGTTAGGCGCTCAACGCATCAAACTTTCTGGTGTTCCACTTTTTATAAATTTCTCAGCAAACAAGTATGAGGAAAAACCCGAGACCCTTAGTTGGAGTGTTTGGCCTGTGGTTTCTGCTTGGCTAAATTAATGGTGCAGGAGTAGATTACGAGATTAGCATGGAACCGATGAGTACTTTCAACAAGACGATTCCTTGATGACCACTCGATCCTACAACCACAACATGATCGACAAGCTCCTGCTGAACTCGCTTTCACACGCCAGCACCAGCGCTCTGCTGAATGTGCTTCACCTACCTTTGAAAACAGGGTTCCAGAAGGCCCTTTTTCTGTCACTCCATCGGTGCATTAAGGGCGTATTTGGTTGGAGCCCTGTCAAACACCTCCAACGCCAAACAGCGTATCCAACAGTCCAAAATCGAACGCCTAAAGCTGTTGTCTGGCCAGACAGCTCCAACCAAGAAagcaaccaaacaggccctaaactACTCCTTGTCCTAGTCACTGACTCACTATGGCGGCATGTCCTGTCTGCCATGAACTATGAAGTGCCACATGTCGCATGCGGTTGACTGGCCATTGTCTAGCCATTCCTGTGCTTGGTGCACATGTGAGCTACGAATGGCGGTTAATTGACAGATTGTGGTAGTAGCTCAGCCGCTTCAGACTTTGAGATGCGTGAGGGATAGTTCGGTTCACCAACTACGCACGGCGCTGTTAGTAATTTCGGCGTCATCTAGAGAACGCAGTGAAGTGACCAAGGGGACTGATCTTCCGCATCTCTCTTGTTCTcttgtaaaaaaattgagttCGGCTTACAAGTTAGAATTCATAATCTTTTTATGAagagatttttttctctttaacgCTTTAACAGTTTTATTTTACGGTTATCGTCACAAAGAATTCTCAAAGTCTTTTCCTTTAAAATAAGATTCTATCTCCTTTCATTTTATAAATCCCTTCAAAAtaaactgttgaagatgagaaaaaataaaagaataaaaacgagaaaaaaaaatcaaaaataaaataaaataaaataaatatgattaaaaatgATCTTATATGAAAGTGGCAGCAGGTAAGGGAGCTCCTTCTCCCGCCCCCTAGATCCGCCCTGGCGCCATCGACAAGGATACTACTACTAGTGTGCATTTTACTAGCCTTTGGAATGCATGCTGCTCGAGGTTGTCTACTAGGTTTGGCTCCTAGTGCCATGGCGGTGCAGGGGACAAGACGTGCGCGGCGGAGACGATCGGACAGTGACAAGACGTTTGGTTAGTCCTCTGCTTTATGTGGTCGGTCTTCGTTTTTCTCTGGCGAAACTGTACTCAGCGGGCGGATGGGATCGCTCCTCCGGCGAACAGTACATATGCACAGCAGCAACCCGACATGTGAATCAGTGTGACTTGTTCCTAGAATCATAAACGAGGACATGAGGTTTTGGGTCGTTGAGACCACAATTTTCAGGCAAGTGTCTCCAATTGTCCATCAACCAAGCACCTCTCTTCAACGGAGCACGAACTCCCGGGAGGCCAGAGCCTCACTCTGACAGTGGAAACATTTTTGGCCTAGCTTCCTTCTGTGTTTGGTCCTCGCCACGACACTGAAACCATGCAACCCTCGGTGTCATTCAGGGCTAGCTATTTGGTCAGGCTGCTGATCATCATTAAGATTTTGTTTTACATATCTCTACCTTTCAGCTTCACGTTAATTTTGAGATTATATGTTAAAATAAAATGGGTTAAATACCCAACTTCAAAAGAATTTAGAGCTGTAGCTCTACCAGTCATGCcgcatgttgttgttgttagaCCACATGATTACTGTGGGCTGCTAGATCCTTTTAATATGCCGATGAGATCTCCCGGACGGAAAGGAATCATGCTGCCGGAGGGAAGCATCAGGCGTGAGAGATGCCAAGGAACCGAAAGGATCGATGTACCCAATCTTTTTCTGTGGTCGGCGGCGTCTGCTCAGGCTGTGTCATCGGCTAGATCGTAGTACCCCGCTTGACACACCTTGTCCGACTTCTGACCAGTGACCAGTAGGCTCTAGATTACAGGTACGTACAGTAGCTATCAATATTGGCCACTAGCACCAAGTGTTTGAAATGAGCTCCAGTACATGACTCTCGCGTGGCCCAGGAGGCCAGGATGGATGCATGGCCGGGCGGTGGATCTCCGGGGATCGATCCGCCGCCGTACGTGCCCCTCTAGCTTGTGGCTCTCGACTCTCGTGCGGCCGTAAGTTCCTCGTGGTGGGGGCAGGTCGTCGCCGATAGCCTCTTGTCGCGTCCGCCTCACCGTGGAGCTTAAAAGACAAAGACAACGTCGCTGTCGTGCCGGTGGTGCTGCTACTACACTTTGCATCGAGAAAACAATGCGTGGTCTCACGGTCAGATTGCAACGTGTGACGGCAGAATAATCTGCCGGCATTGTTGCCGGGCTAGGCCTGCCTGTGGCTCAGACGCGACGTACGAGAACGAAGCCATCTCGGAATGTGCGGTTGCGTTGCGTGTGGCCGGACCTTGCAGGGCAGGTGGTCTGGTCGCGTATGCCCAAGCCCGCGCGCGCGAGAAGGCAATCGATCCCGACTTCATCTCGCGGCGCCCTGCGCGAGCGCGGGCGGTGGCGCCGTCGTTGGTAGGTGCGCGCGAGGGACTTCGCGGCCGGCTGTGCTGTGCAGTTGAGCCGAGGGTGGGATGGAAAAGTAAATTCTACGAGactcgattttttttaaaaaaattcttttatttatattaatgtCTTTTTTTTAGTTACACGTGTTAATTATTGGAGCTAATTACTGGATCAGGGAAGGACAGTATAACCAAACGCgaaaaaaattcttttatttatattaatgttttttttttagttaCACGTGTTAATTATTGGATCAGGGAAGGACAGTATAACCAAACGCGGGCACGGGCCACACACGAGTGTGCAACCCTTTGATGCTCAAAATCGCTCTCAACGGAGAAGTGCCTGCAAAGCGTGGGTGTATCACAAATCGCGTGCAAGACGAATATCACTCCTTTCAACCATTTCAAGTACCTGAATGTACCTAGATTTGCAGGCACTCAGTTGTCGACGTAGCCTTTTGCGGAAACTGAATATACATCTGTTCTTTACGAACAAAGGTCCATGCTGCAGACGACCAACATGGAGAAATAATATGATGGAAATGTTTCTGTGTACACAACCATACAGAAGGATGTTTATTCAACCGGTGAAACAATGGTCTCCGTAAGTAACCGAGGAGCTCATCAATGAACAAATCATCCCTGAACAAAAAATCAGGAGCCATTGGGACTTCGAGTAAAAAGGCTATAGTTAAGTTACACGTCATGAGCTACAAAATTGACGCTCTGCTGGAATCCGTGTTCTCCGACCAAGATGACAGTCTTCAGTGTGGTTTTGGTACATAGCCATCTACTGCAAAGTTTCGTGTCGCTGCAGGTAATGCCAGTCGCATGCCATCAAGTTCAGGCTTCGCTATCACTTGGCAGCCAAGACGTGATCTGAATGCAATTCCAAAATTTGATGTCAAATTAGGAAGATAAAATTTCTACGGTCCACATTTAAATGTCACCGATGGTTTGTACGTTTTACATAACTTTTGAGATTTGATTCATGTATTACACCTAGAATCCACATTTTGTTGttgtgagaaaaatagaaagttaGCATGCTATttgtacatatatataacatGTATGGTAATAGCCCAATTATTTATCATGCTAGTTACGCTgtctttaatttcaattcttCATCAACACACATACCGATCCTAGTTGCCACTGTAACAGCTTCTAGTCTGTAAAGGCTACATATAAGATTTGGAAACTTACTGTAGACTGCTAGCAAAACAAATGAGTCCCCATGTACTCTCGAAGGCCCACAATTTGTTGCTCTCttcctcacctcaccacccttGGTTATTAACTACAGGACGGATGTCGACAAATCCTCCAGGGCATAACTCATTAGTCGATctaaatatttaatatgcttgtTTCCACAATCAAACAGTGGGCATCAAGGGATCATAGAATAAGAGGAATAAACCAAAATGAATGCTTTACTTACGTTTCTGTGAGCCCAAATGCAAGATCAAGcatatcattttcttcatctGCTGGATCTTCTAACTTGTTATAATAATTTACATCCTGGACACGATTTAAATTTCTAGTTAGCAGATATGATTGGATGTTCTAGTCAGCAATGGTGCTTCAACATCTAAAAAAACAATTCAGTGAATTGGCATAGATTATATCTAAAGCATACCATAACTATGACATGACAAGTAGAACAGGCAAGTGAACCTTCACACGCTCCTGCAATAACCAAAAGGATGTAAAGGCTACAGAATCATACAAGCATCAAAAGGAATTACACATTGGTAGGAAGAAGACATTTTgagtaattaaaaaaataccttCAAGTTCTATGTCATTTTCATGAGCAGCTTCCAGCATGGACATTCCAATAGGAACACGGATGGTCTGCTCTGTGCCATCCTTGTTGACAAATGTTACAGATATTCTGTGCAACACAGAGAAAAATGCTCTCATCAGAGGACTGCTTCCTTACCTCACAGTTAAATAATTGCTCCAAGCTGAATGCTAACATTAAGATAAACTGGTTAAACTATTGTTTCAGGGGAGCTATTCATCTATATGTGGAAGGAGCAGACCCTCAAAACAAGAGATAATGTTAACAAAAGAATTTCATGTTACAAAAGGATCTGCACTAAGCTACTACCTAGTTCCAAAATAAAAACATAGCTAGGTGTTCAAATTTCATGTCATGTTATATAAAAAGACGAAATAAGAGAGATACACTTACTTCTCCTTGTCCTGACTCTTTTCATCATGATCACCACTAGCTGCCGTTGAAAAGAGGGTGTTCCTCTGAAAATTAAACAAGTGCTCAAATAGAAGTAAAATTGACAGaatgtttttaagaaaaataaaccTGACAGATAAATCGTCATAACTTCTGAGAGGTATGAAGGGGTTTTCACCGAAAGGCAAAGCATTTGCACATATAATTGGTCGTGGAAAAGTAATTTCCAGatttagaaaattttattttcaaataacCATTTTTTTAGGACATTCAAATAACCATTTCA
The sequence above is drawn from the Phragmites australis chromosome 10, lpPhrAust1.1, whole genome shotgun sequence genome and encodes:
- the LOC133931211 gene encoding uncharacterized protein LOC133931211; translated protein: MDLLEHPLDAVAFRLYSLQEASAATGAAAWTCLAAVLAAAAAAGLWRLRSSTPTADTGALKPLELDPSPAEKISTKPASSSDRSRESAPSETTDRSPAPSPKERYTAYYHDGGCVGCCDVDEEEGDDYDEDEEEQEDEYNGVYQTSETTDPFGWEVVRSLPLSPTAAEMERYRSPTALSGSVVRLWDQGTDGGVTPSASPRRRSRVVGTILAF
- the LOC133930700 gene encoding uncharacterized protein LOC133930700, coding for MFSRISQLGARLLRETRAGNFSSSGNSLYQGQFSSLYRGQASRHSTPVRNTLFSTAASGDHDEKSQDKEKISVTFVNKDGTEQTIRVPIGMSMLEAAHENDIELEGACEGSLACSTCHVIVMDVNYYNKLEDPADEENDMLDLAFGLTETSRLGCQVIAKPELDGMRLALPAATRNFAVDGYVPKPH